From Bacteroides uniformis:
CGGGCATCGGCAGCCTGCTGCTGTGCGTGGTCAGCATGTTCTTTGTCTATATCCGTCTCCATCTGCTTTCGGCCTATATCTTCGGTTTGGCGCTGATATTGCTGATTATTTCGCTGGCCATATCGGTGTACGAAATATATATATCGGTGAAGTCTTTGGAGATACATCTCAACGATATGCACGAGTAGAGGCTCTACGGGATGATGTTCCGTACGGGGAGTTCCAGTTCTCCCCAGTCAATCATGGCATTGAACAGCCTGACAGTAGAGAATGAAGGCAAGTCTTCCGGTCTGATATCTTTTTCCTGCAAGATTCCTTCTTCCAGCAAGGCTGCCCGTTTGGTCCCTTTCAGCAGGGGATGTGCCGGCGTGTACCAGTGGGTACCGTCGGAAAGGGCGATGTTGGCGATGGAGGTGTCTGTCAGCAGGCCTTGTTTCACAATCAGAATGTCGTCGCATGCGCCGCGCAGGGCAAAGAGGCAGTTCAGCGGTTCGCGTCCGGCGCTTTTGTAGGTGTAGTCGATGGTATCGGCCTGCATCAGTGCCAGCGAATGCACGTGCCGCACGGCGTAGGGGGAGTAGCTGAGGTCTTCAATACCTTTTTCACCATACACTACGCGTGCCTTGACGATGCCCGCCCCGGTGATGCCTGCTCCACAGCCGGGAGACGACAGATAATCGGACAGTTGCAGCGGTGTGCTTTCCGGCCAGAAGTGGGCGCGGGTATCGTTCAGCCTCCGGTTGTGGCGGGAAAGGTTGCAGACCCTTCCGTGGTCGATGCGTATGGTTTCAATAAATAGGCACATATATTTTCTGTATTACTTCGTTGTATTCGCTTTCCCACCGGCTTTTGGCGGTGATGCCGCCTCCTGCCTTGAAGTGGAGCTGGCCGTTTTCCTGCTCGATGAAGCGTATCATGACAGCGCTGTCCAGCTGTCCGTCGGCATAATGCCCCATGATGCCGGTGTAGAAGCCCCGGCGGTAGTCCTCGGCCTGGGCGATGATTTCTACGGTTTTGGGCTTGGGGGCACCGGTGATGGAGCCGGCAGGAAGCAGGCGGAAGATGATGTCGCCCAGGTGTGCGGTGTAGTCTTCGGGCAGGGTGCCGCATATCTCGGAGCTGGTCTGGAGGATGGGGCCCTTATTGGTTTGCAGGCGGTCTATATATCGGTAGGAGGTCACTTCGACGTGTTCCGAAACCATGCTGAGGTCGTTGCGTATCAGG
This genomic window contains:
- a CDS encoding aminotransferase class IV family protein, translating into MCLFIETIRIDHGRVCNLSRHNRRLNDTRAHFWPESTPLQLSDYLSSPGCGAGITGAGIVKARVVYGEKGIEDLSYSPYAVRHVHSLALMQADTIDYTYKSAGREPLNCLFALRGACDDILIVKQGLLTDTSIANIALSDGTHWYTPAHPLLKGTKRAALLEEGILQEKDIRPEDLPSFSTVRLFNAMIDWGELELPVRNIIP